The Rhododendron vialii isolate Sample 1 chromosome 1a, ASM3025357v1 region TTGAACGCTAGTTTAGGCTAAAGAACATGTTACGACTTACGTGGAACTAAAAGTTTCGAAAAGATCACCAAATTAGGTGATGAAGGGCTGTGAAATGGTTCGAAATACAAGAGAAACCTTCGAAAGTCCAACGAGTGTGAGGTGGTTGACATGTTTCAGAGGGCAAGATTCTTTTACACAAATCTTGCACACGTGATGTTTGTGTAGCTCAGCTCGGGTTTCTGAAAAAACTCTTATCAATATCTACTTGAGCTGATTTTTATAAGGAACCCATAAAAATGTGTGACCCGAAATCATCTGGGAGTGTTGGTGAGAGGGTGGGAGCTTTCAAGTTtcaagtgatggtggtgatAGTTTTACATGCAGAAGAAGATGCATGGATTGGCACAACAATGGAGAGAAACGAGGAAAATCAAGTTGAGTGTAATGATCCGAATTTTtgaccaatattttttttataaaattaaatattttattagaaGTCTTTTTAAAtgtcaattttgttttctttttataaacgAATTGATTGGTTACTAAAATGAAAATACTAAAATCCTATTGTAtaattatatatacacatgcacGCATCTATTAATCCTAGAAGCCTAGCAAAGATTTACCTTCTCCTCATTTAAAACCTAAGAGAGCTTGtacttccatgatcttctttcTTATTCTTCAAGTCTATAAAATCCTAAGGAAATCTTACAAATCTAGCTATGATCCTAGGAAATCTAGTTatgatatgtgtatatatatgtagagatacggagagaaagagagataggaGTAGATTTTGCAAATTTTGTACTCTTGATCTTCTAGACTTAAAATCCTGAAACTATAGCAATAAAACCCTAGGATTTTTATGTACTAAGAATCCCCTAAGATATGGAAATcgatgcaagagagagagagaatagagccgagagagagaaaaagaaggggaGAGTTTTGATTTGCAAGATTTTGCTCATAAATCTTCCTTGTACTTCTTGATGATTACATAGCCATAGATTTAGTTGTACTATATGATTCTTGTTTTTACAATCTAAGACTAAGAAAGAATAAACCTAGTGTGTGCTAGTATGTATGTGCCGAGAATGAGAGGGAAATCATGGGAGAGTTGGATTCTCACATGAATCTTGTATTTTGATATCCATGCATAAAAACTCTAAGAACTAGCCATTAAACCCTAGGATTCTCCCATAGATTCTTATAAATTTTTCATTAAGTTATATGTacttccaaatcccatgaatcTAGGAAATTAAATGAACAAGAGAGAGGGAATAGCCGAttgagagaggaagagagagagaggagttcatgcctataaataccataCCAACCTTCACCATTTCACCACACCTCACTTCTCATTCCAATTGTtaacttagagagagaagataaaaAAGCTTGAGAGTTTATAAACTAGTGATGTTTTGGATTAATTGGTGGACTAGTGGTGTATTTAGTCGGAAGGTGGAAAAATGTTTTAAGGCATTGATTCGTAGACGTAACGGCTAGGTATATTTGAGATAATCCGAGGAGTATACAATATACTTTCCACTTCCGGAATTTTTTATTCACTCTTCTTTTTGTACTTAtttgattatctcgtgataTTTGTTTAATCTTGTAGATATTGTtggaaagtggaataattggtatTGATTGTGATGTTGTTGCTGAGTACTATAGAACTATTTAGTACAGGGATCAAGTAAACTCACCAATAGCTAGGGCCGACTCATTTATTTTGGAGGCCTGAAGTGAATTCCCTATATTAAGCCCCTTACATATTCATGAATTtcttacaaaaatgaaaaaagtataaagataacaaaaaaatcaagctaaaaggatacaattatgacaatataaatgtaaaaagatatggttgcaagagtttttgaaaaaaataagacacaattatgtttttatttgaaaacattctaatattaatatgtaaGTTACATTATAGTGGGGCCtcaattttgaaccaaaatttGGGGGCCGGAAGCGGTCGCTTCTCTTGCCTATCCTATAAGTCGGCCCTAGGGGTGGCCATGGCCCTAACCAGCCACTTTGATAGCTCCGCCGGAGTAGTTTTTGGGTGTCGGACGGGTACCACACACGTGGTATTAATATGTAAGTTACATTATAGTGGGGcctcaattttcaaccaaaattcGGGGGCCAGAAGCGGTTGCTTCTCTCGCCTATCCTATAAGCCGGCCCTGCCAATAATTTGTCCAATATCCAGGATGGGTTGAGGGTGGCTTGGTGAGAAAGGTATTGAGGGAGGGTCATTGATCATGTACTGAGGATTCCGTGGTATGGGGTCCCTTGTGATTGTTACTTCGACTTGGTTGATGATTATCGTTTATTGATTTCACTTGAATATtagctttgttattctgttgtatcgtatacttctcggataatttcttttttagatGCGGAGCGGGATTAGTGGAAGTTGAATCGGAGCATGTAAGGATTATTTGGAGAGCCTtggaagagttgataattttggagtATTTAGAGGATTATTTAATTGGcagttttaatttattttggtgatgtaatttatttatggtGAGAATAGGGGCgtagaagtgtttgaaatacaatatattttggagtttatttctAAAAAATGGCGGGGCGTTACATTGTGACTTTAGCCCTTTAATGCTACAAACACGAGGtcaaatcttttgttttttgcaatttCAATACACGCAAAACTTTTCCGGAAGAGAAATATATGTACCTTTTTGCTGTGCAATTTCAATCGCGTGATAGCACAAAATTCTCCCGAAGAGTTTCTAGACTTTTGCCTTTTAATTGCTTTTGTATTGCTTTGGATACAgtcattttgaaaaaagaagaagaaggaggattTTCTGCTTAAAAATACTACGGGTGTACCATCCTGAGACACTTCCAAGATGCTTGTGGCTCAATTTGGCAAGGCTTGTTCGAACTCAACTCTTTAAATTAATGAGCTTCAATCCAAATATTGAACTTGTTTCATCAACAATCCGAgcccaaattaaaattttttttttttttgctcggcaatcCGAGCCCAAATTAGTTGAATCTTGGTTTTGAGTAGACTCGCGAACACAAAAAATATGTAGCCCAATGTTCTATAAGTCACTAGTCGGGCAGTTGGCCACCTTCAAGCGACAATGGTTCGGGAAAAAATATCGTTTTTGGTTCAGGTACCTATTGATTCGGTCAAGATTGTCATCCCTAGGTATTTTTGGGCTTTATATTGGATAATTCccaaattaaatattttgatgatgaaagtcttaattttttaccttttcgcGATTCTTCTCGTCCAGACGAACCAatgattcaaaaaaatttgatacaaaactaaCGATGTGACCTGACGCCGTCTACTGCGTATGTTGGGCGATCACCTTCCAACGATGTTATCCTATTTTGTGAAACAGAGGTGGTGGTTATGAGTCTATCAATGTGGTTGCGAAGGAGTGGCGGTAGATGTCTCGGGAgtgtttctttattttgttctttgttttaatAAAGGCATCCGCATAAGCCTCTTtaaattttggatcaaattacaccttaaaaagctactttattactttagttactcatttttaaaatatctattACATCAGGCTCTCTATATTAAAAttatcccattaaaatattgATTCTTTATTCTTCTTTATTCATGTTTCATGTAGTATACGTACAACCAAACAGGCTGCAAGTTGAGATGCTACggaataataataaagtaatacttaccgaatGAACATGTGCTCGTTTACATAAATGAGGAACTGTAGCTACTTTAGTTTTTCCCGAGTTGTCAGCGAGGCTGATGCTCACTGGTTTTGGATGACTTTCTCGCTATAATAGCGACAAGATCTGGTTTAACCAGCTTGGTGCGGATGCTCAAATGTCCTCTTTTTAAAGGGTTTGTTCTCCTTCGGGGGTTTTGTCTTCCTTTGGAGGGTTTGTTCTCATTTTGAAGCGGCGCATCTATGTGTTtatacgtttttttttgttggagcgTCGGATTTGTGTAGTCTAAGAAAAGGACACTTTGGTTCAAAGCCGCTAATCAAAAGACTCTGAAAGCGATCCTCCACGTGTCAGCCTACTGACCATGAGATCTCGAAGAGTTAGTGGGGAAACCGCCAACGCGTCCTTCCCTCCGACCCCACAGCGTGGACTCAACCCACCACAACCACACGATGCCaggaaaacaaaatccaaatgCGTGAAGGAGAGTTGCGCCACCTCGGCTCCACGACCAGCCAATGGCTTCCTACCTTTTGATCAGCGGTATATTTATTTACTATCTGCAGagactttgagagagagagagagagagagagagaatcattcGAACTATTGGAGATATTTTCTCTCGTTTTCTGCGGCTGGGAACGGAAACAGACTTCCTCAACTGAGGCGGTTTTTGCTGCTGGTATCAAATACTCCTACAATCATCTGGATCGTGTAATTCTCCTCCACCAAGATATAGCTGTCCTCACAAGATACTACTAGTATATTTAGCAGAAAGTTTGGGAGGGGGGTTTGATGCTGCTGTTACATGTGCTCTGAAACCTGTTGAGATTACCGGATTAGGGTTTGCTTGATTCGTCTGCCGCGTTTGTGTGCTGTGTGGGTTTCTGGACGATTGTGGGTTATGGAAAATGGGTGAAGGTGGAGAGAGCATTGGAGGAGGGAtgaaggtggaggaggagagagagaaggagagttCATCATTAGTGCTTCCTCGGAGGTTTCTGAGGGTTTTGTTGGTCGAATCTGACGATTCCACCCGCCAGATTATCGCCGCTCTTCTTCGGAAATGCAGTTACAGAGGTCGgaactcactctctctctctctctctctctctctctctctctctcatctttacGTTTTACCTGTTCCTGACATTCTTTTCGGTTGTTATCTTCGGTTTTGTACAAGTTGTTCTTTGGGTTGCTATTTGTGAAGTACATCTTCATGTAATGGTGTTCTGATTAGTTCTGGAGGATTGGACTTCCACTTCTAtgttgtgctttttttttttataacttcctttttgtctcctttttgttttgttttaattgaattttgttttcttcgatggcctaGCTGTTGCATAGGTGCACTTGCACTCAAGTGCAATGAGATGGCAGATTCAGCTGATTGTTGATAAGTTTAATGGGTTGAGTTGGGTTAGGATAGCGCCGAGATTTCTTCTagtatatgaaaaaaaaaaaccttttcatAAGGCTCAATTTTCATAAATGTGAATTGCAAGTAAAGAAATTTCTCATCATTATTTGATGGGAATTGCTGATCTGAAGATTTGATAACTTACCTATGGATTCCCACATTGAGTTTGCATGCTTTATCTCAGAGGGATTTGAAGTCACATTTTGATATGAGTGATGTGAAACCTTTCATCTCAAGAGTCGCTATTGTACAAGGATCCCAACAATAATCCATCATCCACTCTAGTTTCACGAGAACCGCTTATACCTAACTTGTATTTGAGGAATCCACTTATCCAACGTCCCTAATCTTTCTAGGACAGAGATTCAAGAATCCTATGTGTTATTGGAGTATAGTCCCAGattgatcagaaaaataaccaTTCCTGTTCATAATTGTCCAGATACAACCAATCTGTTGTTTGGAGTTTTGCGGAGTGGGACAGACAATGGTAATATCTATGGTACAAAGATAAATCAATTTTATTGAATCTTTTACTAAATGAATTCCCATTCCGCGTTGACTCCCCTAATTTGATTCTTTGGTTGATGGTTTTATGTTCTCTAATTACTTTTCTATCTTCCAATAATTAATGTCCGAGGATGTCTCCACAAGCACATGTTGAACAAATGCCTTTTATTTTgacctcttttttctttttttgctcagcaaaagTCAGGAGTATTAGTTTTAGTTAGTGTGGTTTGAACACAATCAACTGCACAGGAAGTTACATGGTGGCGTTGTGCTACCACTGCACTTGCTAGTTTGACTAAAAATTTGGCATGTAAATCAGCCAAACCTTCCTTAGCTTTGCAGCCCTGGGATATTGGGGATACTGTGACGAAGCCGCTGTTGCTCGCTCAACAGTGATCTTGATGCTTGAgtggaatttttttcccctatgTAAGAATTTAGATTTTACTTGCCATGCACAAATGGCGCATGGCCGATGTAGTGCCCATTTTTTAGCTGTGGTCATCAGGCAATTTTGTTTCGACATAGTTTCATTGCTTTCTACAAAATGAAAGAGTTTCCAAGCTATGCTTCTTTATATCCTTGATTTGATTTCTCAATGGTAGCCCTGGGCCTTGTATTTGAACATTTTGCATTTTGCCATGATTTATGGCCACTATTACCCATAGATCCGTGAGACCCTCATCACAGCACAATTCGATCCCAGGTATCTTGTGTGACTAACAAAAGCACTTGGAACAAAGAATTGAAACTTTGtactttattaatttttgtatcGCTTTTTGTTTCCTGTTCTCGTTCTCCTTTGTGGGGTCAATCTGAAACTGAAGACAATTTCCTTGTTTGCTTGAGCAGTTGATGCTGTTCCTGATGGCTTAAAGGCTTGGGAGACACTAAAGGAGGGACCAAACAACATTGATCTTATATTAACTGAAGTGGAGTTGCCATCGATATCTGGATATGCACTTCTTACCTTGATCACAGAGCATGACGCTTGCAAAAATATTCCTGTGATAAGTATGCCATTCTGACAAGATTTTTGTGGGTTCACTTGTTGTTTTCATATTCTGctgaaacaacttgacattccTTCTGATGATGATGCAGTGATGTCCTCCCAGGATTCAGTCAGTGTTGTGTTGAAATGCATGTTAAAAGGTGCTGCTGACTTTCTTATTAAACCTCTGAGGAAGAATGAACTAAGGAACCTTTGGCAGCATGTTTGGAGACGGCAAATTGTATGCTTCAGTTTACACtcccctcccccctccccctcctctcTCACAATCACATTTACTGCTTTTGCGTGTAATTGAAACCTGTTCTCTTGTTCTATTAGAAAAAATGGCAGCAGACCAAAGGGTATGTTCCTGTAAATGCTGTGTCTGAACAAGAGAAAGTCAAAGTCACTTCTGAAAACAGCACAGCGAGCAATCACTCAAGTGATTCTCTCGATTCTACACCAAAAAAGGACTGTGGCAAGAAAGGCAGTGATGCACAAGTAAGTTTGGTTTCATCTTGAAAGCAACCCAGTAAACATGAACGGCAATACCTTTCCATTTATGTTTCTAGGCATATTCTTGAGTTCTGTTGTGTTGAGATCTTGGGAGTGTTTATCTCAGTTCAACGCAATAAGTCAGGGACGGTATTTAATGTAGTTATTCATTTCATTTGGCTAAAAGATAGCACAATTACCATGAGAGGAAAAAGTTTTGTGTGTAATGTGTATGTACTTTAAAGGAGCTATGATGGGTTGTGTGTGTGAAGCCACTCATACCGCAAGGAAAAATATTTCCAGTTTAGGTTGGCTTCATGAGTGAAGTCTATCATAGAAACTGCATTTTTTGCCACCTCTTGTGCAGAGCTCTTGTACGCCTTGCTTGGAAGCCAAGAGTGCAAACATGCAAAATATGCAGGGTTTATCGCATCTTAAATGGGGGAGTAGCTATAAAAGGTTCAATACAGAAGAGCATGAAGACCGTATGCTTTTGGATGAGAAATCACTTATACCCAAGACTGGAATCGGAAGTATGCCATAGTCCCTCTTGTTCCTCCCATTGCAGTAGACTTtgttctcctcttcttttttttttaatatcaaatAGAGTATTTGACCAGCTACTTGTTACAGGAAAATCAATTGGAATGGAACTGGAAAGTGCTTCCTGCAACGAACCCTATAGTTCAACTGTGTCCATGGACGACCTTGTTTGTGGTAGAGCCATGACTGGGGATGCAGACTTTGACCCAGAAAGTAATGAAGGACATGCTAGTAAGAACATTGAGGTTCATTTCCTTGCTACCAATATGAGTGAACCTTCAATTGGAGCCCTAGACTTGATTGGCAAATTTGAACAGCACCCAGAGAACACTTATGGAAACTTGAGTGCCAATGACAATACGAGCAGGTTCAGTTTTGCTCCCGATTTGGAACTTTCTTTAAGGAGATTTCATCAAAGTTACCCAAAAACTGAAGCTACCGACGAAGGGCATACTTTAAACCACTCTAACGCCTCTGCCTTTTCATGGTGAGTTGCTGCTTCCAACCTAATCTCTTTGAAAATACATGCTAATGAAGCGAATAATAGTAAGGCCACATGTGGTTATGGTGTCACGCATTTCAGAATGCTTCCTTAGTACAAGAAACCAGTTTAAGTTGTCTCATAGCCTTCTATTTATAACGaggattttctaatttttgataTCGACTTTGCTTGCTAAATGGCATCTCTAGTGAAGACTTATCGACAACTTTgtcttgcaaaaagaaaaactctaTAACTTGTGGCTGGTAGCTTTGTTAGTATTGGCATTTTTTCTGGTGCAATTGAGGTGGTGTAGTTCTTGCTTTGGTTGTGGTAGAGCACTGGCCAGTTGTCGTATGTTCACCTTTATTCTTGTTTTATGCCtatttaaaagagaaaatatgaaGCTCTGAAACACAATATAAAGTCTGTTAGCAAAGAATAAACCCTAGTCCTCTTAATGCTCGttggtttttgaatttgaaactgTTGTTCGTATGTACAAACCAGAAGGTCCTTACAGAATCATACTTGAGATTTACCgtagtatttattttgttagcCTAAACAGCtaaatgattttcttttttgtaactTTATTCATTTGTTTTACAGTAAATAAAGCTTGCTTGAATTTGATGAAGATATATGGtagcaaaaatattttgagaataTCTAACTCCCATGAGCTAAGAAGTTTCCCAATAGCTAAAATCTTAATATCTAACTACCATGAGCTAAGAAGTGTCCCAATAGCTAAAATCATAATATCTAACAACTTTGAGCGAAGAAGTTTCCCAATAGTTAAAATCTTAGTTAAGTTATGCTACCAACTACCAATAAGATTGGAGGAGAGATATAAGCATCTCAGtatttctgggttttttttcctcttctttcggCAATGGACTATGAATGGAAGTCACGGGGAGAATTTTTGACTGCAAATAgcttatgcaaaaaaaatttgggtgtaTGTATGCGTGTTCTGACTGGACCTAGACACTTGGGGTAGCCTCGAGGGGGAGTGAGGAGGGAACATTAACCTTTGGTCTATCCCTTGAGGTTTGAACCTACGACCTCTTAAATAGGATTCATAGGCTAGTTGGTTATATCATGTGTAAGTTGTTTATAGTTTCttcttttcataaattaaaacaGTGATCAATGTAACAGACGTTGATTGCAATTTTATGCCTTGTAGTTAAATAATTTGGATTAGATAATATCTTATACGATGTGTAATTAATGGCTGCAGGTATAATGACGGTAAGGCATCAAGACCACTTCTTCCAGCATCACCCAGTGATTGCTCTGAACTGAAGGAGGCTGCATCTAGTTTTTACAAGGAACTAAATCATTTCGCCCAGAACAAAGTTGGTATCCAACCACATGGTGCTGTATCAGATAGTCAGGAGAATAATATGTCCAGCCTGTTCTCTGGTCAATCTGGACACTCTGAAACTGCATTCGTAGGTCATCAGCTTGGGCATGTTCCTGTCCCTGGAGTAAAATTTGACAGCTTCTTTTCTGGTTATGGTCAGATATTTCCACCTATCATGTACACACAGTCAGATTTCCCTCCATTGTGGAATGCCAAAGACCAGTGCGAGCAGTCCCCCTTCCTGATGAGTTCCTCAGCTCATTCCAGTTCTG contains the following coding sequences:
- the LOC131307753 gene encoding two-component response regulator-like PRR95 isoform X2, whose translation is MGEGGESIGGGMKVEEEREKESSSLVLPRRFLRVLLVESDDSTRQIIAALLRKCSYRVDAVPDGLKAWETLKEGPNNIDLILTEVELPSISGYALLTLITEHDACKNIPVIMMSSQDSVSVVLKCMLKGAADFLIKPLRKNELRNLWQHVWRRQITKGYVPVNAVSEQEKVKVTSENSTASNHSSDSLDSTPKKDCGKKGSDAQSSCTPCLEAKSANMQNMQGLSHLKWGSSYKRFNTEEHEDRMLLDEKSLIPKTGIGRKSIGMELESASCNEPYSSTVSMDDLVCGRAMTGDADFDPESNEGHASKNIEVHFLATNMSEPSIGALDLIGKFEQHPENTYGNLSANDNTSRFSFAPDLELSLRRFHQSYPKTEATDEGHTLNHSNASAFSWYNDGKASRPLLPASPSDCSELKEAASSFYKELNHFAQNKVGIQPHGAVSDSQENNMSSLFSGQSGHSETAFVGHQLGHVPVPGVKFDSFFSGYGQIFPPIMYTQSDFPPLWNAKDQCEQSPFLMSSSAHSSSEIHNSDQCNIPYEKTTNHSTGNTVREEDNNFESVLRDGSATPGLSCISTLCDCSDGNKLESGASENKCDGCDGDAIQPASFVRTRVSEIVIDTGLGRKDSHCPSQREAALLKFRLKRKDRCYDKKVRYQSRKRLAEQRPRVKGQFVRQVQNEQSTP
- the LOC131307753 gene encoding two-component response regulator-like PRR95 isoform X1; the protein is MGEGGESIGGGMKVEEEREKESSSLVLPRRFLRVLLVESDDSTRQIIAALLRKCSYRVDAVPDGLKAWETLKEGPNNIDLILTEVELPSISGYALLTLITEHDACKNIPVIMMSSQDSVSVVLKCMLKGAADFLIKPLRKNELRNLWQHVWRRQIKKWQQTKGYVPVNAVSEQEKVKVTSENSTASNHSSDSLDSTPKKDCGKKGSDAQSSCTPCLEAKSANMQNMQGLSHLKWGSSYKRFNTEEHEDRMLLDEKSLIPKTGIGRKSIGMELESASCNEPYSSTVSMDDLVCGRAMTGDADFDPESNEGHASKNIEVHFLATNMSEPSIGALDLIGKFEQHPENTYGNLSANDNTSRFSFAPDLELSLRRFHQSYPKTEATDEGHTLNHSNASAFSWYNDGKASRPLLPASPSDCSELKEAASSFYKELNHFAQNKVGIQPHGAVSDSQENNMSSLFSGQSGHSETAFVGHQLGHVPVPGVKFDSFFSGYGQIFPPIMYTQSDFPPLWNAKDQCEQSPFLMSSSAHSSSEIHNSDQCNIPYEKTTNHSTGNTVREEDNNFESVLRDGSATPGLSCISTLCDCSDGNKLESGASENKCDGCDGDAIQPASFVRTRVSEIVIDTGLGRKDSHCPSQREAALLKFRLKRKDRCYDKKVRYQSRKRLAEQRPRVKGQFVRQVQNEQSTP